In Actinomadura citrea, a single window of DNA contains:
- a CDS encoding serine/threonine-protein kinase has protein sequence MIGPYRVVARLGSGGMGEVFLGASPSRRLVAVKVIRPELLDDPRWRERFRREVTSARSVSGFYTAPVVDADPDAAQPWLATQYIRGVSLSEVVRERGPLQEQTACRLGAGLAEALIAIHGAGIVHRDLKPSNVLLASDGPRVIDFGIARLLDALPLSRTEILGTPAYMSPEQALGDPVHPESDVFSLGSTLVFAATGAAPFGGGHKVRGRIVYGEPDLTLLPAPMLGLVTRCLTKDPGERPTPEQILVALSTLLDAHYGEEWPPLDVEQLIDVQERTLVELTAEQPTLRVPKE, from the coding sequence ATGATCGGCCCGTACCGCGTGGTCGCCCGGCTCGGTTCCGGTGGCATGGGCGAGGTGTTCCTCGGGGCGTCACCCAGCAGGCGGCTGGTCGCCGTGAAGGTCATCCGGCCGGAACTGCTGGACGATCCCAGGTGGAGGGAACGGTTCCGCCGCGAGGTCACCTCGGCGCGCTCGGTGAGCGGCTTCTACACGGCGCCCGTCGTCGACGCCGATCCGGACGCGGCGCAGCCGTGGCTGGCGACGCAGTACATCCGCGGGGTGAGTCTCTCCGAGGTGGTCCGGGAGCGAGGGCCGCTCCAGGAGCAGACGGCCTGCCGGCTGGGAGCCGGTTTGGCGGAGGCGCTGATCGCCATCCATGGGGCGGGGATCGTCCACCGCGACCTGAAGCCGTCCAACGTCCTGCTCGCCTCGGACGGGCCGCGGGTCATCGACTTCGGCATCGCCCGGCTCCTGGACGCGCTACCGCTCTCGCGTACGGAGATTCTGGGGACGCCCGCGTACATGTCGCCTGAACAGGCCCTCGGCGATCCCGTCCATCCGGAGAGCGACGTGTTCTCCCTCGGCTCGACGCTCGTCTTCGCGGCGACCGGTGCGGCGCCGTTCGGTGGCGGGCACAAGGTTCGCGGACGGATCGTCTACGGCGAACCCGACCTCACCCTCCTGCCGGCTCCCATGCTGGGGCTCGTCACGCGCTGCCTCACGAAGGACCCGGGGGAGCGTCCGACCCCCGAGCAGATCCTCGTCGCCCTGAGCACGCTGCTGGACGCGCACTACGGCGAGGAGTGGCCGCCCCTGGACGTCGAGCAGTTGATCGACGTCCAGGAACGGACACTGGTCGAGTTGACGGCGGAGCAGCCGACCTTGCGTGTGCCGAAGGAGTAA
- a CDS encoding aldo/keto reductase — protein sequence MDAIRRLGVGLAALGRPAYINVGSAGELPAGRSVEAMREATWSVLDAAYAAGVRWVDAARSYGRAEEFLGGWLAARAPEGIRVSSKWGYAYVGEWRADAEVHEVKEHSLGRFRTQYEETRSLLGGHLAVYQVHSLTEESPLFRDVPLQEALAQLTAEGVRVGFSTSGPRQADTIRRAMGLEVAGQRLFSTVQSTWNILEPSAGEALREADDAGLHVLLKEVLANGRLAVRPPMEVENLASKHDVGPDAVALAAALSNPWAGTVLIGAVSTAQLQTNLAATDVLLDEGDLEDLARPAVPAERYWAERSALSWT from the coding sequence ATGGATGCGATACGTCGGCTCGGAGTCGGTCTTGCCGCGCTGGGGCGGCCGGCCTACATCAATGTGGGAAGCGCCGGAGAACTGCCGGCGGGGCGGAGCGTGGAGGCGATGCGCGAGGCGACCTGGAGCGTCCTCGACGCCGCCTACGCGGCAGGCGTTCGATGGGTGGACGCTGCGCGCTCCTACGGCAGAGCAGAAGAGTTCCTTGGCGGCTGGCTGGCGGCCCGCGCCCCCGAAGGGATCCGCGTGTCGAGCAAGTGGGGCTACGCCTACGTCGGCGAGTGGAGGGCCGACGCGGAGGTGCACGAGGTCAAGGAGCACAGTCTTGGCCGGTTTCGGACCCAGTACGAAGAGACGCGAAGCCTGCTGGGCGGGCACCTGGCCGTGTATCAGGTGCATTCGCTCACGGAGGAGAGTCCGCTGTTCCGGGATGTTCCCCTACAGGAGGCTCTGGCCCAGCTGACCGCTGAGGGTGTTCGCGTGGGGTTCTCGACATCCGGTCCACGGCAGGCAGACACGATCAGGCGGGCCATGGGATTGGAGGTGGCCGGTCAGAGGCTGTTCAGCACGGTCCAATCGACGTGGAACATCCTGGAGCCCTCTGCCGGGGAAGCGCTGCGCGAGGCCGATGACGCCGGTCTGCATGTGCTGCTCAAGGAAGTGCTGGCGAACGGCAGGCTTGCCGTGCGGCCACCCATGGAGGTGGAGAACCTCGCATCCAAGCATGACGTGGGGCCCGACGCTGTGGCTCTGGCGGCGGCACTCAGCAACCCTTGGGCCGGCACCGTCCTCATCGGCGCGGTGAGCACGGCCCAGTTGCAGACCAACCTCGCGGCGACGGATGTGCTCCTGGATGAGGGCGACCTGGAGGATCTGGCGAGGCCGGCCGTCCCAGCGGAACGCTACTGGGCCGAACGGAGCGCGCTCTCCTGGACGTGA
- a CDS encoding aldehyde dehydrogenase family protein, with protein MIGLLEEPSEVACSGDGTAPKLSLAVTAALAPTLPGVQLCQPDQEGEWPPIRPKIENNALIVLPGARVADAVSAGAWGAFLHQGQICMTSGRHLVHESLHAEYVAALADRADKLPVGDPAAGPVALGLIIDAGREFRPLARR; from the coding sequence ATGATCGGACTTCTTGAGGAGCCCTCCGAAGTGGCATGCTCGGGTGACGGCACGGCCCCAAAACTGTCACTCGCTGTCACTGCGGCCCTCGCCCCGACTCTCCCGGGTGTTCAACTCTGCCAACCTGACCAGGAAGGCGAGTGGCCGCCGATCCGGCCGAAGATCGAGAACAACGCGCTGATCGTGCTGCCGGGCGCGCGGGTCGCCGACGCGGTGTCGGCGGGGGCGTGGGGCGCCTTCCTGCACCAGGGGCAGATCTGCATGACCTCCGGGCGGCACCTGGTGCACGAGAGCCTGCACGCCGAGTACGTGGCGGCGCTGGCAGACAGGGCCGACAAGCTCCCGGTCGGCGACCCGGCCGCCGGGCCAGTCGCCCTCGGCCTCATCATCGACGCCGGTCGTGAATTTCGCCCGCTCGCCAGACGCTGA
- a CDS encoding helix-turn-helix domain-containing protein translates to MSRGTRVTGAERTRLAAELAPRYAAGESIRDLAAETGRSYGFIYNVLKEAGVPLRGRGGNTRRKKD, encoded by the coding sequence ATGTCGAGGGGCACCCGCGTCACCGGTGCCGAACGCACCAGGCTCGCCGCCGAACTCGCTCCGCGGTACGCCGCCGGCGAGAGCATCCGCGATCTGGCCGCCGAGACCGGCCGGTCGTACGGGTTCATCTACAACGTCCTGAAGGAGGCGGGAGTGCCGCTGCGCGGCCGGGGCGGCAACACCCGGCGCAAGAAGGACTGA
- a CDS encoding DUF2786 domain-containing protein, protein MRKTWRGGRTFEASVARTTDEAVRSLARGDRTLFRRLVGELTDRPDTPGWSVAADRCLSDRLRRGITSAWRRGWQPADLVRFTTRRHTTRHARLATDAIADEMRTYSPGTVDDRWHEQLAALQADVWWPDDGSHPSHWCRREEVARATYVTCALELIHLLETLARLPPITPPPGTGKPRTGTPRGNGHGPGAFNAGNPSADTDEDSAGTPRPGGETSGSGRARSGSPGKARGGDRRAEADQRILGRVRALLAKAESTEFPEEAEALSTRAQELMARHSIDHALLAAETGDMRGPDGRRIAVDSPYDAPKAVLLTVVAEANHCRAIWHRELGFSTVLGFPADLAAVEILFTSLLVQATSAMVHAGPRRDARGRSRTRSFRHAFLSAYAVRIGERLRGAADRAAAGAGGKDLLPVLAARDQAVDQAVDTMFPGLAKGRAGSVSNYEGWVAGRAAADVASLNGRSEVTGAFRGP, encoded by the coding sequence GTGCGGAAGACCTGGCGGGGCGGCCGGACGTTCGAAGCCTCGGTCGCCCGCACCACGGACGAGGCGGTGCGATCGCTCGCCCGCGGCGACCGCACCCTGTTCCGGCGGCTCGTGGGCGAACTGACCGACCGTCCCGACACTCCCGGCTGGTCGGTCGCCGCCGACCGCTGCCTCTCCGACCGGCTGCGGCGCGGGATCACTTCCGCCTGGCGGCGCGGCTGGCAACCGGCCGACCTGGTGCGCTTCACCACCCGCCGGCACACGACCCGCCACGCTCGCCTCGCCACCGACGCGATCGCCGACGAGATGCGCACCTACTCCCCCGGCACCGTCGACGATCGCTGGCACGAACAGCTGGCCGCCCTCCAGGCCGATGTGTGGTGGCCGGATGACGGCTCTCACCCGTCCCACTGGTGCCGCCGCGAAGAAGTCGCACGCGCGACCTACGTGACCTGCGCCCTCGAACTCATCCACCTCCTGGAAACCCTCGCGAGGCTCCCTCCCATCACCCCACCTCCTGGTACCGGTAAGCCCAGGACGGGCACCCCCCGCGGGAACGGCCATGGCCCGGGCGCGTTCAACGCAGGGAACCCCAGCGCCGATACGGACGAGGACTCCGCGGGAACGCCTCGCCCCGGCGGGGAAACGTCCGGTTCGGGGAGGGCCCGTAGTGGGTCACCCGGGAAGGCCAGGGGCGGCGACAGGCGGGCGGAGGCCGATCAGCGGATTCTGGGACGGGTCCGTGCGCTTCTGGCCAAGGCCGAGTCGACCGAGTTCCCCGAGGAGGCGGAGGCGCTCAGCACGCGCGCCCAGGAATTGATGGCGCGCCACAGCATCGACCACGCGCTGCTCGCCGCGGAGACAGGCGACATGAGAGGCCCTGACGGGCGGCGCATCGCGGTGGACAGTCCTTACGACGCACCCAAGGCCGTCCTGTTGACGGTGGTGGCCGAGGCCAATCACTGCCGCGCGATCTGGCATCGGGAGCTGGGGTTCTCCACCGTCCTCGGGTTCCCGGCCGACCTGGCCGCAGTGGAGATCCTGTTCACGTCCCTGCTGGTGCAGGCGACGTCCGCCATGGTGCACGCGGGGCCAAGGCGCGACGCCCGCGGACGGTCACGAACGCGTTCGTTCCGCCACGCGTTCCTCAGCGCCTACGCCGTCCGCATCGGGGAGCGGCTGCGAGGAGCGGCGGACAGGGCGGCCGCGGGCGCCGGCGGGAAGGATCTGCTTCCCGTGCTGGCGGCGCGCGACCAGGCCGTCGATCAGGCCGTCGACACGATGTTCCCCGGCCTCGCCAAAGGGCGGGCGGGTTCGGTCTCCAACTATGAGGGCTGGGTGGCCGGGCGGGCGGCCGCCGACGTCGCCAGCCTGAACGGGCGCTCCGAGGTCACCGGGGCGTTCCGCGGTCCGTAG
- a CDS encoding winged helix DNA-binding domain-containing protein codes for MTETLSVRALNRATLARQMLLAREPVQVTEAVERLCGMQAQEPKPPFLGLWTRLEEFQASDLHSALHDRSLVRATMMRATLHLVTSADYKAFRAAMQPMLDGGLRVLGDRAKGLDLEKVVPAARSLLAGEPLTFNEVRALLQQQFPDVNDRALGYAVRLCVPLVMVPTEDRWGFPRSSRFALADSWLDSGPDAENAIDELMLRYLAAYGPASAADAQTWSGLSSTGEALERLRPGLRTFTDDKGRDLFDLPDAPRPGEDALAPARFLPEFDSLVLAHADRRRVIADDHRPMLTTKNLRVRAVFLWDGFARGIWETEYKRKVATLRMRPFEALPRTAIEELRAEGEAMLRFLEPDAKEAVVAVEG; via the coding sequence ATGACAGAGACCCTGAGCGTCCGGGCCCTCAACCGGGCCACGCTGGCACGGCAGATGCTGCTCGCACGGGAGCCGGTTCAGGTAACCGAGGCGGTGGAACGGCTGTGCGGGATGCAGGCCCAGGAGCCCAAGCCGCCGTTCCTGGGGCTGTGGACGCGCCTCGAAGAGTTCCAGGCATCCGATCTGCACTCCGCCTTGCACGACCGATCGCTGGTGCGCGCCACCATGATGCGCGCCACGCTGCACCTGGTGACGAGTGCGGACTACAAGGCGTTCCGTGCGGCGATGCAGCCGATGCTGGACGGCGGGCTTCGGGTGCTGGGCGACCGCGCCAAGGGGCTCGATCTGGAGAAGGTCGTCCCCGCCGCACGCTCTCTCTTGGCGGGAGAACCTCTCACGTTCAATGAGGTACGCGCGCTGCTCCAGCAGCAGTTCCCAGACGTCAACGACCGTGCCCTCGGCTATGCCGTCCGGCTGTGCGTGCCTCTGGTCATGGTGCCCACCGAGGACAGGTGGGGCTTCCCGCGCTCGTCGCGCTTCGCGCTGGCAGACTCCTGGCTGGATTCGGGGCCGGACGCTGAGAACGCCATCGACGAGCTGATGCTCCGCTACCTCGCCGCCTACGGGCCGGCGTCCGCCGCGGACGCGCAGACGTGGTCCGGACTGTCTTCGACCGGCGAGGCTCTGGAACGCCTTCGCCCAGGTCTGCGCACCTTTACCGACGACAAGGGCCGGGATCTGTTCGACCTGCCGGACGCGCCGCGCCCCGGTGAGGACGCCCTGGCCCCCGCACGGTTCCTGCCCGAGTTCGACAGCCTCGTCCTCGCGCACGCCGACCGCAGGCGCGTCATCGCCGACGACCATCGCCCCATGCTCACGACCAAGAACCTGCGCGTCCGCGCCGTCTTCCTATGGGACGGGTTCGCGCGCGGCATCTGGGAGACGGAGTACAAGCGCAAGGTCGCGACGCTCCGGATGCGCCCGTTCGAGGCTCTCCCCCGGACCGCCATCGAGGAACTGAGGGCCGAGGGCGAAGCCATGCTGCGCTTCTTGGAGCCGGACGCAAAGGAAGCGGTCGTCGCCGTCGAGGGGTAG
- a CDS encoding IclR family transcriptional regulator encodes MDVRATGEEPPRSVLARGLSLLDAFGSADTELNLTELAARTGLPKPTAHRLLGELVRWGGVERTESGYRLSMRLFVLGQRAPRPRGLREAALPYLEDLYEATHENIHLAVLDGTDTLFLEKVTGRRSMPIVSRVGGRLPAYCTATGKLFLALGPPGRLEQALSAGLVHYTPHTIVMPGLLQRELARTADRGYALNREESEAGVSAVAAPILDHRRRVIAAISITGNACRLDLDRLAPAVRTAARALSRELARESTGELKMGIPR; translated from the coding sequence ATGGACGTGCGGGCCACGGGCGAGGAGCCGCCCCGATCGGTGCTGGCGCGCGGGCTCAGCCTGCTGGACGCCTTCGGCTCCGCCGACACCGAGCTGAACCTGACCGAGCTGGCGGCCCGCACCGGGCTGCCGAAGCCGACGGCGCACCGGCTGCTGGGCGAGCTGGTGCGGTGGGGCGGGGTCGAGCGCACCGAGTCCGGCTACCGGCTCAGCATGCGGCTGTTCGTCCTCGGGCAGCGGGCGCCCCGCCCGCGGGGGCTCCGCGAGGCCGCGCTTCCCTACCTGGAGGACCTGTACGAGGCGACCCACGAGAACATCCACCTGGCCGTCCTGGACGGGACGGACACCCTCTTCCTGGAGAAGGTGACCGGGCGCCGGTCGATGCCGATCGTGTCCCGGGTGGGCGGACGGCTTCCCGCGTACTGCACCGCGACGGGGAAGCTGTTCCTCGCGCTCGGGCCTCCCGGGCGGCTGGAGCAGGCGCTCTCGGCCGGGCTCGTCCACTACACCCCGCACACGATCGTCATGCCGGGGCTCCTGCAGCGGGAACTGGCCCGCACCGCCGACCGCGGCTACGCCCTCAACCGGGAGGAGTCCGAGGCCGGGGTCTCCGCCGTGGCGGCGCCCATCCTCGACCACCGGCGACGGGTGATCGCCGCGATCTCCATCACCGGCAACGCGTGCCGGCTGGACCTGGACCGGCTCGCCCCGGCCGTGCGGACCGCGGCGCGGGCGCTGTCACGGGAGCTGGCGCGCGAGAGCACGGGCGAGCTGAAAATGGGGATTCCCCGGTGA
- a CDS encoding thiamine pyrophosphate-binding protein gives MRPIDALLEIARDEGVTRIFGNPGTTELPLMDALVGAPDLRYVLGLQEGSVVAMADGYARAARRTSMVSLHVAAGVANGLIGMLNALRSRTPMVIVAGQQDRRHLLQDPMLSGDLVGLASAATKQAVEVQHARDLPLVLRRAFALAARPPAGPVLVSVPMDLLEEDADVAVPARSPVTGPGAAEAGDAAALLARAERPAIIAGDGVGRAGAVAELVAVAERLGAAVHHQPMNDGIDFPTGHPLYAGMLAPRNAAVRETLAGYDAVLIVGCRAFMPHHYTPGPAVPDGLAIVQVDEDPAEPGRNFAVRHGLTGDLAGTLRGLAGRLDGLVPSARERAERLGARHAQARQEAEAAARTTYGASPMDPRAAAHAVAAGLPEGAVVVEEAITVGLRLRAVLRQDLPGSYVHTVGGGLGWGVGAAVGTRMADPDRPVVAVLGDGCAMFGLQGLWSASRYEVPVTFVVMNNGEYRTLKDTLDQSGGASAEHGRYIGMDLAPPALDWQSAARLFGIDAVRAGSADELRDAVASGKDLAAPLLIEAPVTGHGADR, from the coding sequence ATGAGGCCGATCGACGCGCTGCTGGAGATCGCCCGCGACGAGGGCGTGACGCGGATCTTCGGCAACCCCGGCACGACCGAGCTCCCCCTGATGGACGCGCTGGTGGGGGCCCCCGACCTGCGGTACGTGCTGGGGCTGCAGGAGGGGTCCGTGGTGGCGATGGCCGACGGCTACGCGCGGGCGGCCCGCCGCACGTCGATGGTCAGCCTGCACGTCGCCGCGGGCGTCGCGAACGGGCTGATCGGAATGCTGAACGCGCTGCGCTCCCGCACCCCGATGGTGATCGTGGCGGGCCAGCAGGACCGGCGCCACCTCCTCCAGGACCCGATGCTGTCGGGCGACCTGGTCGGGCTCGCGTCCGCGGCGACCAAGCAGGCGGTGGAGGTGCAGCACGCCCGCGATCTCCCGCTCGTGCTCCGCCGCGCCTTCGCCCTCGCGGCACGGCCCCCGGCGGGGCCCGTGCTCGTGTCGGTTCCCATGGACCTGCTGGAGGAGGACGCCGACGTCGCGGTGCCGGCCCGCTCCCCCGTGACCGGCCCGGGCGCGGCCGAGGCGGGCGACGCGGCGGCGCTGCTCGCCCGCGCCGAGCGCCCGGCGATCATCGCGGGCGACGGGGTGGGACGGGCGGGCGCGGTGGCCGAGCTGGTCGCGGTGGCCGAGCGGCTCGGCGCGGCCGTCCACCACCAGCCGATGAACGACGGCATCGACTTCCCCACCGGCCATCCGCTCTACGCCGGGATGCTGGCGCCCCGCAACGCGGCCGTCCGCGAGACGCTCGCCGGGTACGACGCGGTCCTGATCGTCGGTTGCCGCGCGTTCATGCCGCACCACTACACCCCCGGCCCGGCCGTCCCCGACGGGCTCGCCATCGTGCAGGTGGACGAGGACCCCGCGGAGCCCGGCCGGAACTTCGCCGTCCGGCACGGCCTGACGGGCGATCTGGCCGGGACGCTCCGGGGACTCGCGGGCCGTCTCGACGGGCTCGTCCCGTCCGCGCGGGAGCGCGCCGAGCGGCTCGGAGCCCGGCACGCGCAGGCGAGGCAGGAGGCGGAGGCGGCCGCGCGCACGACATACGGCGCGTCCCCGATGGACCCGCGCGCCGCCGCCCACGCCGTCGCGGCCGGGCTCCCCGAGGGCGCGGTCGTGGTCGAGGAGGCGATCACCGTCGGGCTGAGGCTGCGCGCCGTACTGCGCCAGGACCTCCCCGGCTCCTACGTGCACACGGTCGGCGGCGGCCTCGGCTGGGGCGTCGGCGCGGCGGTCGGTACCCGGATGGCGGACCCGGACCGCCCCGTGGTGGCGGTGCTCGGCGACGGATGCGCGATGTTCGGCCTGCAGGGGCTCTGGAGCGCCTCCCGGTACGAGGTCCCCGTGACGTTCGTGGTCATGAACAACGGCGAGTACCGCACCCTCAAGGACACCCTGGACCAGAGCGGCGGCGCCTCGGCCGAGCACGGCCGCTACATCGGCATGGACCTCGCCCCGCCCGCGCTCGACTGGCAGAGCGCCGCGAGGCTGTTCGGCATCGACGCGGTGAGGGCCGGCTCGGCGGACGAGCTGCGCGACGCGGTCGCCTCCGGCAAGGACCTCGCCGCGCCGCTGCTGATCGAGGCGCCCGTCACGGGGCACGGGGCGGACCGGTGA
- a CDS encoding SDR family NAD(P)-dependent oxidoreductase, whose amino-acid sequence MSETPSSDGPQRVVLVTGAAGGLGREFAIALAARGHRVAGLDLADLSGTADAIGDRFHPVRADVTDPDEVEAAVEETAARFGGLHIVVNNAGIYPPLEFEETTLEDWRRVMRVNLDGPFLVSRAALPHMKAAGWGRIVNIASAVVFLGPPDLVAYTTSKAGLVGFTRALASAVGSHGVTVNAIAPGLTRTGTAARTTGADGGFERVRDLQVVRAVEEPRDLLSTLLYVCDEGSGFLTGQTINVDGGSAMH is encoded by the coding sequence ATGAGCGAGACGCCGTCAAGCGACGGACCACAGCGGGTCGTGCTCGTGACCGGCGCGGCGGGCGGGCTCGGGCGGGAGTTCGCGATCGCCCTGGCCGCGCGCGGGCACCGGGTCGCGGGCCTCGACCTCGCCGACCTGTCGGGCACCGCGGACGCGATCGGCGACCGGTTCCACCCCGTGCGGGCGGACGTGACCGACCCCGACGAGGTCGAGGCCGCCGTGGAGGAGACCGCCGCCCGCTTCGGCGGCCTGCACATCGTCGTGAACAACGCCGGGATCTACCCGCCGCTGGAGTTCGAGGAGACGACGCTGGAGGACTGGCGCCGGGTCATGCGTGTCAACCTCGACGGCCCGTTCCTGGTGTCGCGGGCGGCGCTGCCCCATATGAAGGCGGCCGGCTGGGGGCGGATCGTGAACATCGCCTCCGCGGTGGTGTTCCTCGGACCGCCCGACCTGGTCGCGTACACCACGTCCAAGGCCGGGCTCGTCGGCTTCACCCGGGCCCTGGCGAGCGCGGTCGGCTCCCACGGGGTCACGGTGAACGCGATCGCGCCGGGCCTCACCCGAACCGGGACGGCGGCGCGGACGACGGGCGCCGACGGCGGGTTCGAGCGCGTCCGCGACCTGCAGGTCGTGCGGGCCGTCGAGGAGCCCCGCGACCTGCTGTCCACCCTGCTGTACGTGTGCGACGAGGGCAGCGGCTTCCTCACCGGCCAGACGATCAACGTCGACGGCGGCTCCGCCATGCACTGA
- a CDS encoding ABC transporter permease: MSVRKPAAEPASENDRDASRARRPRARRPIPDEAGVVGVLILLVLGVGLLQPDFLRTGNLLTTAHNSVYVGLMACGMVFALAMREVDLSVGGMYAMGVVVGALLIRDGWNPWAAALAVLALSAFVGALNGAVTTYLRLPSFIVTLATSMLLRGVGLALAEGRQITDLPQDHAFFTVLGGGGSLGVPNAVWVFALAVVALTVVFTRTRFGARVRAIGSNPEAAEFGGLPVTRTRIAALALSGLMAGIAAVLALAFFIAGDPTIGQGYELTAIAAAIIGGTPLKGGTGSVLGAAAGTLILGVVTAALVFFEVPINWTTFATGGVILVAVGAAPLLRRVRDLRSSGRNP, from the coding sequence ATGTCCGTACGAAAGCCGGCGGCCGAGCCGGCCTCGGAGAACGACAGGGACGCGTCCCGGGCGCGGCGCCCCCGGGCCCGCCGGCCGATCCCCGACGAGGCCGGCGTCGTCGGCGTGCTCATCCTGCTGGTGCTCGGCGTCGGACTGCTCCAGCCGGACTTCCTGCGCACCGGCAACCTGCTGACGACCGCGCACAACTCCGTCTACGTCGGGCTGATGGCCTGCGGCATGGTGTTCGCGCTGGCGATGCGGGAGGTCGACCTGTCGGTCGGGGGGATGTACGCGATGGGCGTCGTCGTCGGCGCCCTGCTCATCCGGGACGGCTGGAACCCGTGGGCCGCGGCCCTCGCGGTGCTCGCGCTGTCGGCGTTCGTCGGAGCCCTGAACGGCGCCGTTACCACGTATCTGCGGCTGCCCTCGTTCATCGTCACGCTCGCCACGTCGATGCTGCTGCGCGGCGTGGGGCTGGCGCTGGCCGAGGGCAGGCAGATCACCGACCTCCCGCAGGACCACGCGTTCTTCACCGTGCTGGGCGGCGGCGGGTCGCTCGGCGTCCCGAACGCGGTGTGGGTGTTCGCGCTCGCCGTCGTGGCCCTGACCGTCGTGTTCACCCGGACGCGGTTCGGCGCGCGGGTGCGGGCGATCGGCTCCAACCCCGAGGCGGCCGAGTTCGGCGGGCTGCCCGTCACCCGGACCCGCATCGCCGCGCTGGCCCTGTCGGGCCTCATGGCGGGCATCGCGGCCGTCCTCGCCCTGGCGTTCTTCATCGCCGGGGACCCGACCATCGGCCAGGGCTACGAGCTCACGGCCATCGCGGCGGCCATCATCGGCGGCACCCCGCTGAAGGGCGGGACCGGCTCCGTCCTCGGCGCCGCGGCCGGAACCCTCATCCTCGGCGTCGTCACCGCGGCGCTGGTGTTCTTCGAGGTCCCCATCAACTGGACGACCTTCGCGACCGGCGGCGTGATCCTCGTCGCCGTCGGCGCCGCGCCGCTGCTGCGCCGCGTCCGTGACCTGCGCTCATCAGGGAGGAACCCATGA
- a CDS encoding sugar ABC transporter substrate-binding protein: MIPRPRGPVAAALALVLGAALSTASCGDGGGSGKGERLRMGIAVANYSLNFAREMYEGATEASRQAGNIDFKVVGPPNTDGPAEQQLFQNLTVTHPDGIVLENLDPPIFTRPAAQAVDKGIPIVALDTAPTDGSKVGFYVGNDNHELGGLLAEATVRKLGKDAKGTVVVGVPNPGTPVLDSRARGIKETLAKLAPGIRVLGPFQTYSDPAQNFGAWQSQVNANPSALAFLGVGDADSYNLGRLKEQKKGTYLTAGFDVDPKTLEYVKKGTNFAGVDPEHYLKGYVATAMLITAVREDDGRLPDGWFKTPGLVMDPSNIDEIIKRQQSVRNAYQWYKPQLDRLLASPDTGMRPLREAR; the protein is encoded by the coding sequence ATGATCCCGCGTCCCCGCGGGCCCGTCGCGGCGGCCCTCGCGCTCGTGCTCGGCGCCGCCCTCTCCACCGCGTCCTGCGGTGACGGCGGCGGCTCCGGCAAGGGCGAGCGGCTCAGGATGGGCATCGCCGTCGCCAACTACAGCCTCAACTTCGCCCGGGAGATGTACGAGGGCGCGACGGAGGCGTCCAGGCAGGCCGGGAACATCGACTTCAAGGTCGTCGGCCCGCCCAACACCGACGGGCCCGCCGAGCAGCAGCTGTTCCAGAACCTCACCGTCACCCACCCGGACGGGATCGTCCTGGAGAACCTCGACCCGCCCATCTTCACCAGGCCCGCCGCCCAGGCCGTCGACAAGGGCATCCCGATCGTCGCGCTCGACACCGCGCCGACCGACGGCAGCAAGGTCGGCTTCTACGTCGGCAACGACAACCACGAGCTCGGCGGGCTGCTCGCCGAGGCGACGGTGAGGAAGCTCGGCAAGGACGCCAAGGGCACCGTGGTCGTCGGGGTGCCGAACCCGGGGACGCCCGTCCTCGACAGCCGCGCCAGGGGGATCAAGGAGACGCTGGCGAAGCTGGCGCCCGGCATCCGCGTCCTCGGCCCGTTCCAGACCTACAGTGACCCGGCGCAGAACTTCGGCGCCTGGCAGTCGCAGGTGAACGCGAACCCGTCCGCGCTGGCGTTCCTCGGCGTGGGCGACGCCGACAGCTACAACCTCGGCCGCCTCAAGGAGCAGAAGAAGGGCACGTACCTCACCGCCGGCTTCGACGTCGACCCGAAGACCCTGGAGTACGTCAAGAAGGGCACCAACTTCGCCGGCGTCGACCCCGAGCACTACCTCAAGGGCTACGTCGCGACCGCGATGCTGATCACGGCGGTGCGGGAGGACGACGGCAGGCTGCCGGACGGCTGGTTCAAGACGCCGGGCCTCGTCATGGACCCCTCCAACATCGACGAGATCATCAAGCGGCAGCAGTCGGTGCGGAACGCCTACCAGTGGTACAAGCCGCAGCTGGACAGGCTCCTCGCGAGCCCCGACACCGGCATGCGCCCGCTCAGGGAGGCCCGCTGA